In Bradyrhizobium symbiodeficiens, the genomic stretch GCCGACCGCCCCGCGCGAGGGCGCGAGGCGGTGTTGTCTGTGCGTTGCGTCAGGCGCTTCCTATTCGGCCTGCTCCACTGCGGCAGGCATCTTCGCAACCGACATCAGCGATCGCGCGACCTGATTGAGCAGGAGATCGGCGTTTTCTTCCTCGGCGAGGGATTTGGAGAGCAGGGCGACCACTGCGCTATGCCGGAGCTGCTGCGCCAGATTGCGCGCGGTGATGTAGCCGGACATCTCGTAATGCTCGACGCGTTGAGCCGCAGAAATCAGTGAGAGGTCGGCGGCAGCGTCTTCCTTGTCTTCGGCTTCCTTCATGACTTCCTGGCCTTCCTCGATGAGGCCCATCATGCCCTTGCAGGGTTTGGCGCGTGCGGTCTCGCCGAGCAGCTCGAAGCATTCGTTGATGCGCTCGACCTGATTCTCGGTCTCGGCCAGATGCAGTTCGAACAATTCCCGCAGCTGGTCGAAGCGGGCGGCCTGCGCCATCTTGGGAAGCGCCTTGGTCAACTGCTTCTCGGCATGGAGAATGTCGCGCAGTTCATGGAGCAGGAGATCGGTCAGGCCCGCCTCGTCCACGGGCGATGAGCTCTCCGCAACGATCGGTGTGCCGGCGCCGGCATCGGTGGACTGCAGAGCGGGCGATTCCGTGAACACCCAGTCCTCGCCCTCGTTCCACGGACCGCGGGTGTCGATTTCTCCGTGGTCGCCGCTGCCGGTGGAATCGTTGAAGTACTGGTTCACGAGGCCGGGCGTCGGCGCGAGCCTGCCGATGCTGAAGGCCGGCTTCGACAGGCTTTCGAGCGCGCGCGCGAACGCCTTCATATGAGTGATTTCCCGCGTCATCAGGAACTGGAGCGCGTCCTTGCTGCCGGCGTCGTCGCAAAAATTGATCAGCCGTTCATAGACGATCTTCGCGCGCGCCTCGGCGGCGATGTTGCTGCGGAGATCGACGTCGAGCTCGCCGGTGATCTTGAGATAGTCGGCGGTCCAGGGATTGCCTTGTGAATTGAACAGATTGACGCCGCCGCCGCCGGCGATCGCAATCAGCGGATCGGCCTCTGCCGCCTGGCGGTCGTTCTTCGAAGGCGCAAGATGCATCCGCGCGAGACAACCGACGACTTCGAGATGACTGAGCTCTTCGGTGCCGATATCCATCAGGAGATCCTTGCGGTCGGGATCCTCGCAATTCAAACCTTGAATCGAATATTGCATCGCCGCCGCAAGTTCCCCATTGGCGCCGCCGAACTGCTCGAGCAGCATATTGCCGAAGCGCGGATCGGGTTCGTCGACACGCACGGTGAACATCAGTTTCTTGACGTGGTGATACATGGGAGGGCTCGCGCTGAGAGGGAAACCATGCGCGTCAACCGGCCCTCGGAATGTTCGTTCCTAGTTCTCGTCGAGATTCAGGTCCGGTGCTGCAGAGCGCGTCTGCGCGTTCGTTGATGCCCGCGAGGTCTCTACGGTCCCACTGCTGCGCGGCTCTGCCCGGCCTGTGCGATCAGTCCGTCAATCATCGCGCGCACGAGGCCTGCGATTTCCTTGCGCAGCGCCAGCAGCGGCACCGCGACCAGCTTCTGCTCCAACCCCAGCGCCACCATGCCATGCACCGCCGAGAACAAGCTGCGCGCGGTGATTCCGAGCTCTTCCGGGCCGCGTTTTGGAAACAGCGAGACCAGCGGCTGGTAGATGTGGCGAAACAACCGCATCTGGTCATCGACGGACCAGTCGGGAACGACCTTGTCGGCCTCCATGCGGTGCTCGAACAGTGCGCGCCAGAGCTGGAGATTCTTCGCCGCGAAATCGCAATAGGCGATGGCGATGCGGACCAGCGTCTCCTGCGGCAAGGAGGCGCCCGAGCTTTCCGCCGCGCTCAGCGCCTCGTCGAGCCGGTGCAGCGTGCGCGAGCCCACCCGCAGGATCAGCTCGTCCATATCGGCCACGAGATTATAGACCGCACCATTGGCGCAGCCGATCTCGCGGGCGAGATCGCGGGTTTTCAGCCCCGACAAGCCACGGTCGGCGATCATCCGCTCCGCCGTCAGGATGAGGTCGATTCGAAGTTTCTCTCGACGTTCCAAGGCTTTAGACATGCGCCTATCAAATTCTTGAGCGTTGCTCAAATTATTCTTGAACAATGTTCATAGTTGTTGCTACAAACGATTTGTGAGCAACGCTCATAAACAGGGAGCAGCAGATGTTCAAGACCGTCGTGACACTCTTCCGGGGCAGCGTGGCCGCCGCCGGCGAGGAACTGGAGGACCGGACCGCCCTCCTCATTCTCGACCAGCAGATGCGCGATGCGGCCGCCGCCGTCGAGCGCAGCAAGCGGACGCTGGCGCTTGCGATCGCGCAGGACCAGCAGGAGGGCCGCAAGCTCGAGGCGACCGTCGCCCGCATCGCCGATCTCGAGACGCGCGCGGTCGCGGCGCTCGATGGCGGCCGCGAGGATCTCGCCAGGGACGCTGCCGACGCCATCGCAGGCCTGGAGGCTGACCGCGATGCGGCGATGACGGCCCGCGCCTTGTTCGCGACCGAGATCATCAGGCTGAAGCGGCACGTCGCAACCGCGCAGGCCCGCATCACCGAGCTCGATCGCGGCCGCCGGGTCGCCCGAGCCTCGGAGGCGGTGCGCTCGCTTCGCCGCAGTGGCATCGAGGCGGCACGTCCTTACGAATCCACGCTGCCGGAGGCGGAGAGCACCCTGCGGCGCCTGCGCGAGCGGCAGATGGAAGCCCAGGCCGCCGATGATGCGCTGGTCGAGCTCGATGCGGCCACCGGACCGCTCGCCACCGCCGAGAGACTTGCCGAGCAGGGTTTTGGCCCACGGCTGAAGACGACTGCGGACGACGTGCTGGTCCGGTTGAAGTCCAAGCGCGCGCCGACCGCCTGATCCCCAACCCCATCATCATTCGAACCAACAGGAGACCATCATGAACCAGAACGGCCAACCCCATAGCAGCGCCTGGGTGACCTTCACTTACGCGTCCTTCGCAGCCTCCGCGTTCCTCATCGCCATCGGTATCTTCTTCCTGCCGATCGACTTCTGGATGAAGGGCTATCTCACCATGGGCATCGTCATGCTGATCCAGACCTGCATCACCCTGACCAAGACCGTACGTGACAATCACGAGAGCAGCCGACTGGTGAACCGCATCGAGGATGCCAAGGCCGAACGGCTGCTGATGGAAGTTTCCAAGGCGGCTTGAAGAATCTGCCTTGCGCCAATCCGGACGACGAGCACGAGAGCCGCGGAGCGACGCGCCGCGGCTCGCGCGTCCGCCCGGAATGACGTTTTGATCGGGCCTTCCGATCCGCATCCCGCATTGTACTTCGAACGCAGGTGCGATATGGCTCTCGCGCTTTCCAGATGCGGAGACGAGCTTTGTCGAAACAATCGCTGCGTGAGGAGGCCGAGCGCCTGATCCGCGAATCGATGGAAAAGAAGACCATCGTCGTCAAGCAGGGCGCGACCCGCATCGAGGCCGTCTGCGGCAAGTGCGGCGCGCCGAATCGGGTCCAGGCGGAAAAAGGCCAGACCCGGGTCAAGTTCGCTTGCAAGAATTGCGGGCACCAGCAAGAGACGCTGTAGGGCGGCTTGCGCGAACTTGCCGCGCCGCGAACACTCCAACCCCTCATCCTGAGGAACCCGCCGAAAGCGGGCGTCTCGAAGGATCGA encodes the following:
- a CDS encoding DUF892 family protein; translation: MYHHVKKLMFTVRVDEPDPRFGNMLLEQFGGANGELAAAMQYSIQGLNCEDPDRKDLLMDIGTEELSHLEVVGCLARMHLAPSKNDRQAAEADPLIAIAGGGGVNLFNSQGNPWTADYLKITGELDVDLRSNIAAEARAKIVYERLINFCDDAGSKDALQFLMTREITHMKAFARALESLSKPAFSIGRLAPTPGLVNQYFNDSTGSGDHGEIDTRGPWNEGEDWVFTESPALQSTDAGAGTPIVAESSSPVDEAGLTDLLLHELRDILHAEKQLTKALPKMAQAARFDQLRELFELHLAETENQVERINECFELLGETARAKPCKGMMGLIEEGQEVMKEAEDKEDAAADLSLISAAQRVEHYEMSGYITARNLAQQLRHSAVVALLSKSLAEEENADLLLNQVARSLMSVAKMPAAVEQAE
- a CDS encoding TetR/AcrR family transcriptional regulator → MSKALERREKLRIDLILTAERMIADRGLSGLKTRDLAREIGCANGAVYNLVADMDELILRVGSRTLHRLDEALSAAESSGASLPQETLVRIAIAYCDFAAKNLQLWRALFEHRMEADKVVPDWSVDDQMRLFRHIYQPLVSLFPKRGPEELGITARSLFSAVHGMVALGLEQKLVAVPLLALRKEIAGLVRAMIDGLIAQAGQSRAAVGP
- a CDS encoding PspA/IM30 family protein, with the translated sequence MFKTVVTLFRGSVAAAGEELEDRTALLILDQQMRDAAAAVERSKRTLALAIAQDQQEGRKLEATVARIADLETRAVAALDGGREDLARDAADAIAGLEADRDAAMTARALFATEIIRLKRHVATAQARITELDRGRRVARASEAVRSLRRSGIEAARPYESTLPEAESTLRRLRERQMEAQAADDALVELDAATGPLATAERLAEQGFGPRLKTTADDVLVRLKSKRAPTA
- a CDS encoding YiaA/YiaB family inner membrane protein, which translates into the protein MNQNGQPHSSAWVTFTYASFAASAFLIAIGIFFLPIDFWMKGYLTMGIVMLIQTCITLTKTVRDNHESSRLVNRIEDAKAERLLMEVSKAA